A window of Corallococcus macrosporus DSM 14697 contains these coding sequences:
- a CDS encoding rhomboid family intramembrane serine protease, translated as MKGPPLPRPWVCYALIACAVSLYVAEQVLPLSQVVSSERGLMHIPPLGLFGPFVQAGQYWRLLGAVLEHGSPLHLIFNMSVVVTLGFTLERGIGSLRFFGLSLVTALGASTFSLIFDFDVPTVGASGMILGWAGAMLPVATREGRRDLFIWLAQVAVLSLLPFVSWAGHLGGFLFGLPCGLALRMGRQVYARALPILLFLSVVVALYAAHPERRGGL; from the coding sequence GTGAAGGGCCCTCCGCTGCCGCGGCCCTGGGTGTGCTACGCGCTCATCGCCTGCGCGGTGTCCCTCTACGTGGCCGAGCAGGTCCTCCCGCTCTCCCAGGTCGTCTCCAGCGAGCGCGGGCTGATGCACATCCCGCCCCTGGGCCTGTTCGGCCCCTTCGTGCAGGCGGGCCAGTACTGGCGGCTGCTGGGCGCGGTGCTGGAGCACGGCAGTCCCCTCCACCTCATCTTCAACATGTCGGTGGTGGTGACGCTCGGCTTCACGCTGGAGCGCGGCATCGGCAGCCTGCGCTTCTTCGGCCTGTCGTTGGTGACGGCGCTGGGGGCGTCCACCTTCTCGCTCATCTTCGACTTCGACGTGCCCACGGTGGGCGCGTCCGGAATGATTCTGGGCTGGGCGGGGGCCATGCTGCCCGTCGCCACGCGCGAGGGCCGCCGGGACTTGTTCATCTGGCTGGCGCAGGTGGCCGTCCTCAGCCTGCTGCCCTTCGTGAGCTGGGCGGGGCACCTGGGCGGCTTCCTCTTCGGCCTGCCCTGCGGCCTGGCCCTGCGGATGGGGCGCCAGGTCTACGCCCGCGCCCTGCCCATCCTGCTCTTCCTCTCCGTGGTGGTGGCGCTCTACGCCGCCCACCCCGAGCGACGTGGAGGCCTGTGA
- a CDS encoding TIGR00730 family Rossman fold protein — protein MEVRSVCVFCGSRPGARPEYLDAATRMGAELARRGLTLVYGGASVGLMGAVADGALAAGGKVVGVLPGFLGAKELAHRGLTELHSVGSMHERKALMAERSDAFVALPGGFGTLDELFEIVTWAQLGLHRKPMGLLDTRGFFQPLLAMARHHAEEGFVPVEQVAPFAVSASPSDLVDRLLAGPTMPTVEKWLRRPSQT, from the coding sequence ATGGAAGTGCGAAGTGTCTGTGTGTTCTGCGGCTCCCGGCCCGGCGCGCGTCCGGAGTACCTGGACGCGGCCACGCGCATGGGCGCCGAGCTGGCGCGGCGGGGGCTGACGCTCGTCTACGGCGGCGCCAGCGTGGGGCTCATGGGCGCGGTGGCGGACGGCGCGCTGGCCGCGGGCGGCAAGGTGGTGGGCGTGCTGCCCGGCTTCCTCGGCGCCAAGGAGCTGGCCCACCGGGGCCTCACGGAGCTGCACTCCGTCGGCTCCATGCATGAGCGCAAGGCGCTGATGGCGGAGCGCTCGGACGCCTTCGTCGCCCTGCCGGGGGGCTTCGGCACGCTCGACGAGCTCTTCGAAATCGTCACCTGGGCCCAGCTCGGCCTGCACCGCAAACCCATGGGCCTGCTGGACACGCGCGGCTTCTTCCAACCGCTGCTGGCCATGGCGCGGCACCACGCGGAGGAAGGCTTCGTGCCCGTGGAGCAGGTCGCGCCCTTCGCCGTGAGCGCGTCCCCCAGCGACCTGGTGGACCGGCTGCTCGCGGGGCCGACGATGCCGACCGTCGAGAAGTGGCTGAGGCGCCCCAGCCAGACGTGA
- the pyrE gene encoding orotate phosphoribosyltransferase: MAEPLVRDRARLLELLTERSFERRRVVLSSGKESDFYIDCKRTALLAEGHFLIGRLFLEAIRREAPEAVGVGGLTLGADPLASAVSLTGYLSGTPLAAFIVRKEPKGHGTGQWVEGLSGLGQGAAVAIVEDVVTTGASTLKAIERAQLEGLKVLGAFALVDRLEGGREAVEASGHRLHTLFTRKDFIP; this comes from the coding sequence ATGGCCGAACCGCTCGTGCGTGACCGCGCCCGGCTGTTGGAGCTGCTCACGGAGCGCTCCTTCGAGCGGCGCCGCGTGGTGCTCTCGTCCGGCAAGGAGTCGGACTTCTACATCGACTGCAAGCGCACGGCGCTGCTGGCCGAGGGCCACTTCCTCATTGGCCGGCTGTTCCTGGAGGCCATCCGCCGGGAGGCCCCCGAGGCCGTGGGCGTGGGCGGGCTGACGCTGGGCGCGGACCCGCTGGCGTCCGCGGTGAGCCTCACCGGCTATCTCTCCGGCACGCCGCTGGCGGCCTTCATCGTGCGCAAGGAGCCCAAGGGGCACGGCACGGGCCAGTGGGTTGAGGGCCTGAGCGGGCTGGGGCAGGGCGCGGCGGTGGCCATCGTGGAGGACGTCGTGACGACGGGCGCCTCCACGCTCAAGGCCATTGAGCGGGCGCAGTTGGAAGGCCTGAAGGTGCTGGGCGCCTTCGCGCTGGTGGACCGGTTGGAGGGCGGACGTGAAGCCGTGGAGGCCTCGGGCCACCGGCTGCACACGCTCTTCACCCGCAAGGACTTCATTCCGTGA
- a CDS encoding ParB/RepB/Spo0J family partition protein, with protein sequence MDAEHRVDGQDGTAGAGPEGGSQTSSGQDGGTGGAVSADSQASGESREGASPGQGEPRAEGSAPAEGASPEQGERPRDDSPQGAGRQGNDSPQGHGAEGTPVGQGESQGQNAGHQAEGTPADQAAPHAQNAEHRADGTPAGQGENAEHRAEGASSEQGDSQGQNAEHRADGASSEQGDAQGQNAEHRAESSPSALSASQGENANSQTEGTPSAQGEPHGQNAEHQADGASTADDAPAGNGTGGAEGQAAREASQEQTGSQDSGLQAGEASHGHDAPHAKDESHAQGEHRAVSESQGQDGSGSGANASADARAAQAPGDAESPPTPKLEERPQGPFWTGEPEGDAGSASDDASQEDVLAEPEQRLSGRVTTVLLSLEKLQDDSTFKLRPEGDVSGLATDIARLGQLFPVDVRPAGEDRYQLVCGFRRVAALRFLKRDAVQARIHLRLSDEDALVMSLAEAIHATPVGPEVLEAKRDELEAQGRLSAAVRDMLEKALATEDTLAPEGVEEEIDADELAQEVAQRLGAINQDLSLLADVFAALDESRKAELLMQLRYSSELVTYLEGL encoded by the coding sequence ATGGACGCCGAGCACAGGGTTGATGGACAGGATGGGACGGCGGGTGCTGGGCCCGAGGGTGGCTCGCAGACGTCGTCCGGGCAGGACGGCGGCACTGGCGGTGCCGTGAGCGCCGATTCGCAGGCTTCGGGGGAGTCGCGCGAGGGCGCGTCCCCGGGCCAGGGGGAGCCCCGGGCGGAAGGAAGCGCTCCGGCCGAGGGCGCGTCGCCCGAGCAGGGCGAGCGTCCGCGCGACGATTCCCCGCAGGGCGCCGGGCGCCAGGGCAACGATTCCCCACAAGGGCACGGCGCCGAGGGCACGCCTGTAGGACAGGGCGAGTCTCAGGGGCAGAACGCAGGCCACCAGGCCGAGGGCACGCCCGCGGACCAGGCCGCGCCCCATGCCCAGAACGCCGAACACCGGGCTGACGGTACGCCTGCAGGCCAGGGCGAGAACGCCGAGCACCGGGCTGAGGGTGCATCTTCGGAGCAGGGCGACTCCCAGGGGCAGAACGCCGAGCACCGGGCTGACGGTGCATCTTCGGAGCAGGGCGACGCCCAGGGGCAGAACGCCGAGCACCGGGCTGAGAGCTCGCCCTCCGCTCTGAGCGCGTCCCAGGGGGAGAACGCCAACTCCCAGACGGAGGGCACGCCTTCCGCTCAGGGTGAGCCCCACGGACAGAACGCCGAGCACCAGGCCGACGGCGCGTCGACCGCGGATGACGCCCCGGCCGGTAATGGCACAGGGGGCGCCGAAGGCCAGGCCGCGCGGGAGGCCTCCCAGGAACAGACAGGTTCGCAGGACAGTGGACTTCAGGCCGGCGAGGCGTCCCACGGCCACGACGCGCCACATGCCAAGGATGAGTCTCATGCGCAGGGCGAGCACCGAGCCGTGAGTGAGTCCCAGGGGCAGGACGGAAGTGGATCGGGCGCCAACGCCAGCGCTGACGCCCGCGCCGCGCAGGCTCCGGGCGATGCGGAATCTCCGCCGACGCCCAAGCTGGAGGAGCGTCCGCAAGGGCCGTTCTGGACTGGCGAGCCCGAGGGCGACGCGGGCAGCGCCTCGGACGACGCGTCGCAGGAGGACGTCCTCGCCGAGCCCGAGCAGCGGCTGTCGGGCCGGGTGACGACGGTGCTCCTGTCGCTGGAGAAGCTGCAGGACGACAGCACGTTCAAGCTCCGCCCCGAAGGTGACGTGTCGGGGCTGGCCACGGACATCGCGCGGCTGGGGCAGTTGTTCCCGGTGGACGTCCGCCCGGCGGGCGAGGACCGCTACCAGCTCGTCTGCGGGTTCCGGCGCGTGGCGGCGCTGCGCTTCCTCAAGCGGGACGCGGTGCAGGCGCGAATCCACCTGCGGCTCTCCGACGAGGACGCGCTGGTGATGTCGCTGGCGGAGGCCATCCACGCCACGCCGGTGGGGCCGGAGGTGCTGGAGGCGAAGCGCGACGAGCTCGAGGCCCAGGGGCGCCTGAGCGCGGCCGTCCGCGACATGCTGGAGAAGGCGCTCGCCACCGAGGACACCCTGGCGCCGGAGGGCGTCGAGGAGGAGATTGACGCCGACGAGCTGGCGCAGGAAGTGGCGCAGCGGCTCGGCGCCATCAATCAGGACCTCTCGCTGCTGGCGGACGTGTTCGCCGCGCTGGACGAGTCGCGCAAGGCGGAGCTCCTGATGCAGCTCCGGTATTCGTCGGAGCTCGTCACCTACCTGGAGGGGTTGTAG
- the bacP gene encoding bactofilin BacP yields MATAKELSGSNAVDNTVVGPSILISGRLTGDEDLTVRGRVEGELTLSRTLIVEPSGVVKANVAVKNAIVSGVVVGNINATESVELTREGRMVGDIRAPRVIIVDGASFRGRVDMGDVEPGRLPAERPAVVRPTAVSRPTATPARPTIPAARPTPPPPPTRPAPPPPPARPAPSAATRPSAPITRPGLGGLGSKPLPPPPPTRVERAEPAEQAGAAEPPTPVLVGAGAKKKVVVKKKTR; encoded by the coding sequence GTGGCCACCGCGAAGGAGCTCTCAGGCAGTAACGCCGTCGACAACACCGTGGTGGGGCCATCCATCCTCATCAGCGGCCGGTTGACGGGCGACGAGGACCTCACGGTCCGCGGGCGCGTGGAGGGTGAGCTGACGCTCAGCCGCACCCTCATCGTGGAGCCCTCGGGCGTGGTGAAGGCCAACGTGGCGGTGAAGAACGCCATCGTCAGCGGCGTGGTGGTGGGCAACATCAACGCCACCGAGAGCGTGGAGCTCACCCGCGAAGGCCGCATGGTGGGCGACATCCGCGCCCCGCGCGTCATCATCGTGGACGGGGCCAGCTTCCGCGGCCGCGTGGACATGGGTGACGTGGAGCCGGGCCGTCTGCCGGCCGAGCGCCCCGCGGTGGTCCGCCCCACGGCGGTGAGCCGCCCCACGGCGACGCCCGCGCGCCCGACGATTCCGGCCGCGCGGCCCACGCCTCCGCCGCCGCCCACGCGTCCGGCGCCGCCTCCGCCGCCCGCCCGTCCGGCGCCTTCCGCGGCGACGCGGCCCTCGGCGCCCATCACCCGTCCGGGGTTGGGTGGCCTGGGAAGCAAGCCGCTGCCGCCGCCTCCGCCGACCCGCGTGGAGCGCGCGGAGCCCGCTGAGCAGGCGGGCGCTGCCGAGCCGCCAACGCCAGTCCTGGTGGGTGCTGGCGCGAAGAAGAAGGTCGTGGTGAAGAAGAAGACCCGCTAG
- the bacO gene encoding bactofilin BacO, with the protein MSFTPRAARHTPFERRTTLMANTVIGSSIVIDGEISGDEDLVIQGTVKGKISLKESLYVEGSGVVEADIETQNVEIAGRVTGNIVASDKVELKTDCRVVGDIKAPRILIADGASFKGNVDMDMKER; encoded by the coding sequence TTGAGCTTCACGCCGCGCGCGGCACGGCACACACCTTTCGAGAGGCGGACAACACTCATGGCGAATACGGTCATTGGCTCGAGCATCGTCATCGACGGGGAGATCTCCGGCGACGAGGACCTGGTCATCCAGGGCACCGTGAAGGGGAAGATCTCCCTCAAGGAGAGCCTCTACGTGGAGGGCAGCGGCGTCGTCGAGGCTGACATCGAGACGCAGAACGTGGAGATCGCCGGTCGCGTGACGGGCAACATCGTCGCCAGCGACAAGGTGGAGCTGAAGACGGACTGCCGCGTGGTGGGCGACATCAAGGCGCCTCGAATCCTCATCGCCGACGGTGCCTCCTTCAAGGGCAACGTCGACATGGACATGAAGGAGCGCTGA
- the bacN gene encoding bactofilin BacN: MATGETGIIGKGIVIKGNLTGGGDLVIEGRVEGQIALKNHLTIESTGKVQADIRAEELTINGEASGNIDASSRVAINASAKVAGDIKAPRVVIEDGAVFNGSIEMDVRLPDDI; encoded by the coding sequence ATGGCAACGGGTGAAACGGGCATCATCGGCAAGGGCATCGTCATCAAGGGCAACCTCACGGGAGGTGGGGACCTGGTGATCGAGGGACGGGTGGAGGGGCAGATTGCCCTCAAGAACCACCTCACCATCGAGAGCACCGGCAAGGTGCAGGCGGACATCCGCGCCGAGGAGTTGACCATCAACGGCGAGGCCAGCGGCAACATCGACGCCTCGTCGCGCGTGGCCATCAACGCCTCGGCCAAGGTGGCCGGCGACATCAAGGCTCCCCGCGTCGTCATCGAGGACGGGGCCGTGTTCAACGGCTCCATCGAGATGGACGTACGGCTTCCTGACGACATTTGA
- a CDS encoding alpha/beta hydrolase — MVRSDEGFFPGRDGTRLYWKSILPDAEPRGHVAVVHGYGDHFGRYHFVTDALLAEGYAVHGFDYRGHGKADGRRAYCEKWPDYLDDLEVFWERVRAVSEGKKAFMLAHSHGGLMAATWASSRQVEGLTGLVLSAPYLKLAITPPASKLIAARAVGRVVPWLSISSGLKVEDLSHDLDVQRATREDPLHQAIATPRWFVESTKAQAQAVLLAPKIQVPLFVLCGAEDGVAAPAAAREYFERAGSVDKKFKEYPGMRHEPLNEVGRAEVFRDISGWISAHL; from the coding sequence ATGGTGCGGAGTGACGAGGGCTTCTTTCCCGGCAGGGACGGGACACGACTGTACTGGAAGTCCATCCTTCCAGACGCCGAGCCCCGCGGGCATGTCGCGGTGGTGCACGGGTATGGTGACCACTTCGGCCGCTATCACTTCGTGACGGACGCGCTGCTGGCGGAGGGCTACGCGGTCCACGGCTTCGACTACCGGGGCCACGGCAAGGCGGACGGCCGCCGGGCCTACTGCGAGAAGTGGCCGGACTACCTGGACGACCTGGAGGTCTTCTGGGAGCGCGTGCGCGCGGTGTCCGAGGGCAAGAAGGCCTTCATGCTTGCGCACAGCCACGGCGGGCTGATGGCGGCCACCTGGGCCTCCAGCCGGCAGGTGGAGGGGCTGACGGGGCTGGTGCTGTCCGCGCCGTACCTGAAGCTGGCCATTACACCGCCGGCCTCGAAGCTCATCGCGGCGCGCGCGGTGGGCAGGGTGGTGCCGTGGCTGAGCATCTCCTCCGGGCTGAAGGTGGAGGACCTCTCCCATGACCTGGACGTGCAGCGGGCCACCCGGGAGGACCCGCTCCACCAGGCCATCGCCACGCCGCGGTGGTTCGTCGAATCCACCAAGGCGCAGGCCCAGGCCGTGCTGCTGGCGCCGAAGATTCAAGTGCCGCTGTTCGTCCTGTGTGGCGCGGAGGATGGGGTGGCCGCTCCGGCGGCGGCGCGCGAGTACTTCGAGCGGGCCGGTTCGGTGGACAAGAAGTTCAAGGAGTACCCCGGAATGCGGCATGAGCCGCTCAACGAGGTGGGCCGTGCGGAGGTGTTCCGGGATATCTCCGGCTGGATCTCCGCGCATCTCTGA